The following coding sequences are from one Bradyrhizobium sp. 200 window:
- the modB gene encoding molybdate ABC transporter permease subunit: MFEISPAEWTAILLSLRVAIIATLVATPFGIALAWLLARRDFWGKSVLDALVHLPLVLPPVVTGYLLLLTLGRRGLVGAWLADNLGIVFAFRWTGAALACGVMSFPLLVRPIRLSIEAIDRRLEQASSTLGAAPWQVFATVTLPLALPGILAGMVLGFAKAIGEFGATITFVSNIPGETQTISSAIYSLIQTPDGDTAAGRLVLISIVIAMGALIASEWFARRATKRLHGN; this comes from the coding sequence ATGTTCGAGATATCGCCGGCCGAATGGACGGCCATCCTGCTGTCGCTGCGGGTGGCTATCATTGCAACGCTGGTGGCGACGCCGTTCGGCATCGCGTTGGCGTGGCTGCTGGCGCGGCGTGACTTCTGGGGCAAGTCGGTCCTCGATGCACTGGTGCATCTGCCGCTGGTGCTGCCGCCAGTCGTCACCGGCTATTTGCTGCTACTGACTTTAGGCCGCCGCGGCCTGGTCGGCGCGTGGCTTGCCGATAACCTCGGCATCGTGTTCGCGTTTCGCTGGACCGGGGCTGCGCTCGCCTGCGGCGTGATGTCGTTTCCGTTGTTGGTGCGACCGATCCGTTTGTCAATCGAAGCGATCGACCGCCGGCTGGAACAGGCATCGAGCACACTCGGCGCCGCACCGTGGCAGGTGTTTGCGACCGTCACGCTGCCGCTGGCGCTACCGGGCATACTGGCGGGCATGGTGCTCGGCTTTGCCAAGGCGATCGGCGAGTTCGGCGCCACCATCACCTTCGTCTCCAACATTCCCGGCGAGACCCAAACCATTTCTTCCGCGATCTATTCGCTGATCCAGACTCCCGACGGCGATACAGCCGCCGGGCGGCTGGTGCTGATTTCCATCGTGATCGCAATGGGCGCCCTGATCGCCTCCGAATGGTTCGCGCGGCGTGCCACCAAACGCCTGCACGGGAATTGA
- a CDS encoding FAD-dependent monooxygenase, protein MTQPQLTVVIIGGGIGGLFAANALIARGCDVSVYEQAPALGEIGAGVFLTPNSVRQLQRIGLGQQVERRGARVGHGSHYFRHDGAPIAPVQVTDSAGWNGTFGMHRADLVEMLAGALPPGAVRTGHRAVGFEQAGEVARVSFASGAVAEGDVVVAADGIHSELRPFAAPPSRPVFHGSVAYRGVLPHARIPHWPTDCWQMWLGKGKHFLTFPVRSGELINYVGFVPADAEMKESWSAPGDPDVLRREFDGWDPRIGGLLSQVEKTFRWALYDREPLPTWTRGRLTLLGDAAHPMLPHLGQGANQSIEDGMALATILAQASRASVPAALLAYERLRRERVAAVQRGARENGMRYDSAYADLGVRDAEISAHAAFRRRLYDHDVVPEAQAAAAALG, encoded by the coding sequence ATGACGCAGCCGCAGCTTACTGTCGTGATCATTGGAGGCGGAATTGGCGGGCTGTTCGCCGCGAACGCGCTGATCGCCCGCGGCTGCGATGTTTCCGTCTATGAGCAGGCACCTGCTCTCGGCGAGATCGGGGCAGGGGTATTCCTGACGCCGAACAGCGTGCGGCAATTGCAGCGGATAGGCCTTGGACAGCAGGTGGAACGACGGGGCGCCAGGGTCGGCCATGGTTCTCACTATTTCCGTCATGATGGCGCGCCGATCGCTCCGGTCCAGGTGACGGATTCCGCGGGCTGGAACGGCACGTTCGGCATGCACCGTGCTGACCTGGTCGAGATGCTGGCGGGCGCATTGCCGCCGGGCGCGGTGCGCACGGGACATCGTGCCGTTGGCTTTGAGCAGGCCGGCGAGGTCGCGCGCGTGTCATTCGCGAGCGGTGCGGTGGCCGAAGGCGATGTCGTCGTTGCAGCCGATGGCATCCACTCCGAACTCCGGCCCTTTGCCGCGCCGCCGTCGCGGCCGGTCTTTCACGGGTCCGTCGCCTATCGTGGCGTGCTGCCGCACGCGCGCATTCCGCACTGGCCGACCGATTGCTGGCAGATGTGGCTCGGCAAGGGAAAACATTTCCTGACCTTTCCGGTGCGCTCAGGCGAACTCATCAACTATGTCGGCTTCGTGCCGGCCGACGCGGAAATGAAGGAATCCTGGTCGGCGCCGGGAGATCCCGATGTGCTCCGCCGCGAATTCGACGGCTGGGATCCGCGCATCGGAGGCTTGTTGAGCCAGGTTGAAAAGACGTTCCGCTGGGCGCTGTACGACCGCGAGCCGCTGCCCACCTGGACGCGCGGCCGCCTGACGCTGCTCGGCGATGCCGCGCACCCGATGCTTCCGCATCTCGGCCAGGGCGCCAACCAGTCGATCGAAGACGGCATGGCGCTGGCGACAATTCTGGCGCAGGCGTCGCGCGCCAGCGTACCGGCGGCGCTACTTGCGTATGAGCGGCTGCGGCGTGAGCGGGTAGCGGCGGTTCAGCGCGGCGCGCGCGAGAACGGCATGCGCTACGACTCCGCCTATGCCGATCTCGGCGTTCGCGATGCCGAGATATCGGCGCATGCGGCGTTTCGCAGACGGCTTTACGATCATGACGTTGTGCCGGAAGCGCAAGCCGCCGCGGCCGCTTTGGGTTGA
- the mepA gene encoding penicillin-insensitive murein endopeptidase yields MNPRLILIPTLILMTAANVASAWAQDKGTVNPKPLPPLANPNDPKIAAKELFGRKVLPAAMPTRVHGFYAHGCISGAAGLPINGDNWQVMRLSRNRYWGHPDLVALVKRLAAKARRDAGWPGILVGDMSQPRGGPMLTGHASHQVGLDADIWLTPMPNRQLSRNEREETSAVMMVRGDRLDIDPHAWTPTHLAVIRAAALEPSVQRIFVNAAIKKALCREAKGDRHWLHKVRPMYGHDYHFHIRIKCPPGAGECESQPDPNDGEGCSTGDLAYWFSDAVLHPKPPKVPPKPKPPMTMASLPPACKAVLNAADAKH; encoded by the coding sequence ATGAACCCTCGCCTGATTCTGATCCCCACCCTGATTTTGATGACTGCCGCCAATGTCGCGAGCGCATGGGCGCAGGACAAGGGCACGGTTAATCCAAAACCGCTGCCGCCGCTCGCCAATCCCAACGATCCCAAGATCGCCGCCAAGGAGCTGTTCGGCCGCAAGGTGTTGCCGGCGGCGATGCCGACGCGGGTGCACGGGTTCTACGCCCATGGCTGCATCTCGGGCGCGGCAGGGCTACCGATCAACGGCGACAATTGGCAGGTGATGCGGCTGTCGCGCAATCGTTACTGGGGCCATCCCGACCTCGTTGCGCTGGTCAAGCGGCTGGCCGCGAAGGCGCGCAGGGATGCGGGCTGGCCGGGCATATTGGTCGGCGACATGTCGCAGCCGCGCGGCGGGCCGATGCTCACCGGACACGCCAGCCATCAGGTCGGGCTCGACGCCGACATCTGGCTGACCCCGATGCCGAACCGGCAACTATCGCGCAACGAGCGCGAGGAGACGTCCGCGGTGATGATGGTGCGTGGCGATCGGCTCGACATCGATCCGCACGCCTGGACGCCGACTCATCTTGCGGTGATACGCGCCGCCGCGCTGGAGCCCAGCGTGCAGCGCATCTTCGTCAATGCCGCGATCAAGAAGGCGCTCTGTCGCGAGGCCAAGGGCGATCGTCACTGGCTCCACAAGGTGCGGCCGATGTACGGCCACGACTATCACTTCCATATCCGCATCAAATGCCCGCCCGGCGCCGGCGAATGCGAGAGCCAGCCCGATCCGAACGATGGCGAAGGCTGCAGCACCGGCGATCTCGCCTATTGGTTCAGCGATGCGGTGCTGCACCCGAAACCGCCCAAAGTGCCGCCGAAGCCGAAACCGCCGATGACGATGGCGTCACTGCCGCCGGCCTGCAAGGCCGTATTGAACGCGGCCGACGCAAAACACTGA
- a CDS encoding glycine/sarcosine/betaine reductase selenoprotein B family protein: MSGPLDDQLGFAPDYDAAIPYMQRTRDYYAAIGYTTPYRWAHYIDVPFQPPKKPLARSRVTIVTTAAQYDPTKGDQGPGAAYNGSAKFYQVYDGDTAKQHDLRISHIGYDRKHTTATDSGTWFPLPQLLKAAASGRIGEVAPRFFGAPTNRSHRVTIDVDAPEILARCLADKVDAAVIVPNCPVCHQTSALVARHLEANGIATVVMGCAKDIVEHAAAPRFLFSDFPLGNSAGKPHDVASQALTLELALRLLESAPGARTTMQSPLRWSEDASWKLDYNNIAQMSPEELARRRAEFDKQKEIARGNRAA, encoded by the coding sequence ATGTCCGGCCCCCTCGACGACCAGCTCGGCTTTGCGCCCGACTACGATGCCGCGATCCCCTATATGCAGCGTACCCGCGATTATTATGCGGCGATCGGCTACACCACGCCCTACCGCTGGGCGCATTATATCGATGTGCCGTTTCAACCGCCGAAAAAGCCGCTGGCCAGGTCGCGCGTCACCATCGTCACCACTGCGGCCCAGTATGATCCCACCAAGGGCGATCAAGGTCCCGGAGCGGCCTACAACGGCAGCGCCAAGTTCTACCAGGTCTATGACGGCGACACCGCCAAGCAGCACGATTTGCGGATCTCGCATATCGGCTACGACCGCAAGCACACCACGGCCACCGACAGCGGCACCTGGTTTCCGCTGCCGCAGCTTCTGAAAGCCGCCGCCTCGGGGCGGATCGGCGAGGTCGCGCCGCGCTTCTTCGGTGCGCCGACCAATCGCAGCCACCGCGTCACCATCGATGTCGATGCGCCCGAGATCCTCGCTCGCTGCCTCGCCGACAAGGTCGACGCCGCCGTGATCGTCCCGAACTGCCCGGTCTGTCATCAGACGTCAGCTTTGGTGGCGCGCCATCTCGAAGCCAATGGCATCGCCACCGTCGTGATGGGCTGCGCGAAGGACATTGTCGAACACGCGGCCGCGCCGCGCTTCCTGTTTTCAGATTTCCCGCTCGGCAACTCCGCCGGCAAGCCGCATGACGTGGCGTCGCAGGCGCTGACGCTCGAACTGGCGCTGCGGCTACTGGAGTCCGCTCCCGGCGCGCGTACCACGATGCAGTCACCGCTGCGCTGGAGCGAGGATGCTTCCTGGAAGCTCGACTACAACAACATCGCGCAGATGAGCCCGGAAGAGCTGGCGCGCCGCCGCGCCGAGTTCGACAAACAGAAAGAGATCGCGCGCGGCAACCGGGCGGCGTGA
- the modC gene encoding molybdenum ABC transporter ATP-binding protein has product MLRVDVTKQLGEFSLEASFESQGRVTGLFGASGAGKTSLINMIAGLLRPDRGMIALDGETLDDTAAGVHIPPHRRRIGYVFQDARLFPHLDVRQNLDYGRRMNRLAEDPSQHARVTDLLDIGHLLDRRPGQLSGGERQRVALGRALLSKPRLLLLDEPLGSLDEGRKEEILPYLVRLRDEGIPMVYVSHDAAELRQLATQIVMLKRGRVTALGGVKVLT; this is encoded by the coding sequence ATGCTGCGCGTCGACGTGACAAAACAGCTCGGCGAGTTCTCGCTCGAAGCCTCGTTCGAAAGCCAGGGCCGTGTCACCGGCCTGTTCGGCGCGTCCGGCGCCGGCAAGACGTCCTTGATCAACATGATCGCCGGGCTGCTGCGGCCGGATCGCGGCATGATCGCGCTCGACGGCGAAACGCTGGATGACACGGCCGCCGGCGTTCACATCCCGCCGCATCGTCGACGTATCGGCTACGTGTTCCAGGACGCACGGTTGTTTCCGCATCTCGACGTCCGGCAAAATCTCGACTACGGCCGGCGCATGAACCGCCTCGCTGAAGATCCCTCACAGCACGCACGCGTAACCGACCTGCTCGATATCGGCCATCTGCTCGACCGCCGCCCCGGCCAGCTCTCCGGCGGCGAGCGCCAGCGCGTCGCGCTCGGCCGCGCGCTGCTGTCGAAACCGCGCCTGCTGCTGCTCGACGAGCCGCTGGGCTCGCTCGACGAGGGCCGCAAGGAGGAAATCCTGCCCTATCTGGTGCGGCTGCGCGACGAAGGCATTCCCATGGTCTATGTCAGCCACGACGCCGCCGAACTGCGTCAGCTCGCGACGCAGATCGTGATGCTCAAGCGCGGCCGGGTAACCGCGCTCGGCGGCGTCAAGGTGCTGACTTAG
- a CDS encoding Spy/CpxP family protein refolding chaperone yields MKIWPLIASIAFVTSVHAQTPYAGMQGRSIKALSDQQIADLNAGRGMGLALAAELNGYPGPLHVLELADKLELSADQRAGMQRLFDSMKAEAMPLGAKLIEQEAELDKQFATRTITPESLKASTAAVAATQGMLRETHLKYHLSTGSVLTPSQMTKYAELRGYGGSGHKRHHHH; encoded by the coding sequence ATGAAGATTTGGCCCCTGATCGCATCCATCGCTTTCGTCACGAGCGTGCACGCACAAACCCCGTATGCCGGGATGCAGGGACGTTCGATCAAGGCGCTTTCGGATCAGCAGATCGCGGACCTCAACGCCGGCCGCGGCATGGGCCTGGCGCTCGCCGCCGAACTGAACGGTTATCCGGGGCCGCTACACGTCCTCGAACTCGCCGACAAGCTCGAACTCTCTGCCGATCAACGCGCCGGCATGCAGCGCCTGTTCGATTCCATGAAGGCCGAGGCGATGCCGCTGGGCGCGAAGCTGATCGAGCAGGAAGCCGAACTGGACAAGCAGTTTGCAACCCGTACGATCACGCCGGAAAGCCTGAAGGCATCTACCGCGGCCGTTGCCGCCACGCAGGGGATGCTGCGCGAAACCCATCTGAAATATCATTTGTCGACCGGAAGCGTTTTGACCCCGTCGCAGATGACAAAGTATGCGGAATTGCGCGGTTACGGCGGCAGCGGGCACAAGCGACACCACCACCATTGA
- the modA gene encoding molybdate ABC transporter substrate-binding protein, translating to MNRLACLFLALVISLAANSAPAAAQDKTLTVFAAASMRNALDEIDAAYTAKSGVKIVASYAASSALAKQIEQGAPADVFISADTDWMDYAIGKKTINEPSRVNLLGNSIVLIAPKDSRIDNVSIGAGFDLAKLAGDGRIATGDVKSVPVGKYAKAALEKLGSWQAAEPKFAMAESVRAALTLVARGEAALGIVYSTDAKVEPGVKVVGTFPADSHPAIVYPMAATTTAKPETSDYLAFLRSTAAKSILEKYGFKFLVSPST from the coding sequence ATGAATCGTCTTGCCTGCCTTTTCCTGGCCTTGGTTATATCGCTTGCGGCCAACTCCGCCCCCGCGGCTGCTCAAGACAAAACTCTGACGGTCTTCGCTGCAGCCTCGATGAGGAACGCGCTCGACGAGATCGACGCGGCCTATACTGCGAAATCAGGGGTCAAGATTGTCGCCAGCTACGCCGCAAGCTCGGCGTTGGCAAAACAGATCGAACAGGGCGCGCCGGCCGACGTGTTCATTTCCGCCGACACCGACTGGATGGATTACGCGATTGGCAAGAAGACCATCAACGAGCCGAGCCGGGTCAATCTGCTCGGCAACAGCATCGTGCTGATCGCGCCGAAGGATTCCAGGATCGACAATGTGAGCATCGGCGCCGGTTTCGACCTCGCCAAGCTCGCCGGCGACGGCAGGATCGCGACCGGCGACGTCAAATCCGTGCCCGTCGGCAAATACGCCAAGGCGGCGCTGGAGAAACTCGGTTCATGGCAGGCGGCCGAGCCGAAATTCGCGATGGCCGAGAGCGTGCGCGCGGCGTTGACGCTGGTGGCGCGTGGTGAAGCGGCGCTCGGCATCGTCTACTCCACCGACGCCAAGGTCGAGCCCGGCGTCAAGGTGGTCGGCACCTTCCCGGCGGATTCCCATCCGGCGATCGTCTATCCCATGGCGGCGACGACCACCGCAAAGCCGGAGACGTCGGACTATCTCGCCTTCCTGCGCTCGACAGCGGCGAAGAGCATCCTTGAAAAATACGGCTTCAAGTTTCTCGTCAGCCCATCCACCTGA
- a CDS encoding CaiB/BaiF CoA-transferase family protein produces MTRPFEGVKILDFTQVLAGPYASYQLALLGADVIKVERREGEDMRRTPLSREWAERGLAPGWQAINGNKRSLTLDLSKPEAIQIVKQLTAQADVVMENFRPGVMDKLGIGYAALSTINPRLIYCAISGFGQTGPERLGAGYDGKIQALSGIMSITGHAETGPTRAGFAVCDVLSGATAAFGVSSALFQRTHTGKGQMVDVSMLEATLAFLSGQVADYSVAGHRQQLSGNQAVSRRPTANLFKAGDGFLLLAVNSEKQYRALMTALGRADALEDPRFADWFARQENEPALRAIIEEALSKKDPREWEKVLEAAGAPCASIWKVEEVIDHPQISARGAIQEIDTPYGRLRFAGSGFQLAHGGGRLDRMAPALSAHTDEVLASLGYDAKAIAELRAREIV; encoded by the coding sequence TTGACCCGACCGTTCGAAGGCGTGAAGATTCTCGACTTCACGCAGGTGCTGGCCGGCCCCTATGCGAGCTACCAGCTTGCGCTGCTCGGGGCCGACGTCATCAAGGTGGAGCGGCGCGAAGGCGAGGACATGCGCCGCACGCCGCTGAGCCGCGAATGGGCCGAGCGCGGCCTCGCGCCGGGCTGGCAAGCCATCAACGGCAACAAGCGCAGCCTGACGCTCGATCTCTCGAAGCCGGAGGCGATCCAAATCGTCAAGCAGCTCACAGCGCAAGCCGACGTGGTGATGGAGAATTTCCGCCCCGGCGTCATGGACAAGCTCGGCATCGGTTACGCCGCGCTTTCAACGATCAATCCGCGGCTGATCTATTGCGCCATTTCAGGCTTCGGCCAGACCGGGCCGGAACGCCTGGGCGCCGGCTATGACGGCAAGATCCAGGCGCTCTCAGGCATCATGTCGATCACCGGCCACGCCGAGACCGGGCCGACACGCGCGGGCTTTGCGGTCTGCGACGTGCTGTCGGGGGCCACCGCAGCCTTCGGCGTGTCGAGCGCGCTGTTCCAACGCACCCATACCGGCAAGGGACAAATGGTCGATGTCTCCATGCTGGAGGCGACGCTGGCGTTCCTGTCCGGGCAGGTCGCGGATTATTCGGTCGCCGGCCATCGCCAGCAACTCTCCGGCAATCAGGCCGTGAGCCGCCGCCCGACTGCCAATCTGTTCAAGGCGGGGGACGGCTTTTTGCTGCTGGCCGTCAACAGCGAGAAACAGTACCGCGCGCTGATGACCGCGCTCGGCCGCGCCGATGCGCTGGAAGATCCTCGCTTTGCCGACTGGTTCGCGCGCCAGGAGAACGAGCCGGCGCTGCGGGCCATCATCGAAGAGGCGCTCTCGAAAAAGGACCCGCGCGAGTGGGAGAAGGTCCTGGAGGCCGCAGGCGCGCCCTGCGCCAGCATCTGGAAGGTCGAGGAGGTGATCGATCACCCGCAGATATCAGCGCGCGGCGCCATTCAGGAGATCGATACGCCCTATGGGCGCCTGCGCTTTGCCGGCAGCGGCTTTCAGCTCGCCCATGGCGGCGGCAGGCTGGATCGGATGGCGCCCGCGCTCAGCGCCCATACCGACGAGGTGCTGGCTTCGCTCGGCTATGACGCGAAGGCAATCGCGGAACTCCGCGCACGCGAGATCGTCTAG
- the ilvD gene encoding dihydroxy-acid dehydratase, which yields MPAYRSRTTTHGRNMAGARGLWRATGMKNEDFGKPIIAVVNSFTQFVPGHVHLQNLGQLVAREIEKAGGVAKEFNTIAVDDGIAMGHDGMLYSLPSREIIADSVEYMVNAHCADAMVCISNCDKITPGMLMAALRINIPTVFVSGGPMESGKVNIKGKIRAVDLIDAMVAAADSNVSDADVEVIERSACPTCGSCSGMFTANSMNCLTEALGLALPGNGSVLATHADRKGLFVEAGHLIVDLARRYYEQNDETALPRNIANFKAFENAMTLDIAMGGSTNTVLHLLAAAYEGKVPFTMQDIDRLSRRVPVLCKVAPSVADVHLEDVHRAGGVMAILGELDRAGLLNRGLPMVHSRTLEDALSRWDIKQTKSESVRKFFMAAPGNVPTQVAFSQERRFEELDTDRATGCVRDAEHAYSKDGGLAVLSGNIALDGCIVKTAGVDESILRFEGPARVFESQDAAVEGILGNKIKAGDVVVVRYEGPRGGPGMQEMLYPTSYLKSKGLGKVCALVTDGRFSGGSSGLSIGHLSPEAAEGGLIGLVEEGDLIKIDIPSRSISLVVDDATLAKRREAMLARGSEAWKPATKRSRNVTMALKAYAALTTSAARGAVRIVPE from the coding sequence ATGCCCGCCTACCGCTCCCGAACCACGACCCACGGCCGCAACATGGCGGGCGCCCGCGGCCTTTGGCGTGCCACCGGCATGAAGAACGAGGATTTCGGCAAGCCGATCATTGCCGTGGTCAATTCGTTCACCCAGTTCGTGCCCGGCCACGTGCACCTGCAGAATCTCGGCCAGCTCGTCGCGCGCGAGATCGAGAAGGCGGGCGGCGTCGCCAAGGAATTCAACACCATCGCAGTCGACGACGGTATCGCGATGGGCCATGACGGCATGCTCTACAGCCTGCCGTCGCGCGAGATCATCGCTGACAGCGTCGAGTACATGGTCAACGCGCATTGCGCCGACGCCATGGTCTGCATCTCGAACTGCGACAAGATCACGCCCGGCATGCTGATGGCGGCGTTGCGGATCAACATCCCGACCGTGTTCGTCTCGGGCGGGCCGATGGAATCCGGCAAGGTGAACATCAAGGGCAAGATCCGTGCGGTCGACCTGATCGACGCCATGGTCGCTGCCGCAGACAGCAATGTCAGCGACGCCGATGTGGAAGTGATCGAGCGCTCGGCCTGTCCGACCTGCGGCTCATGCTCGGGCATGTTCACGGCCAATTCGATGAACTGCCTCACCGAGGCGCTGGGTCTCGCGCTGCCGGGCAATGGCTCGGTGCTGGCGACGCATGCTGATCGCAAGGGATTGTTCGTCGAGGCCGGGCATCTGATCGTCGACCTGGCGCGGCGCTACTACGAGCAGAACGACGAGACCGCGCTGCCGCGCAACATCGCCAACTTCAAGGCGTTCGAGAACGCGATGACGCTCGACATCGCCATGGGCGGCTCGACCAACACGGTGCTGCATCTGTTGGCCGCCGCTTATGAGGGTAAGGTGCCGTTTACGATGCAGGATATCGATCGCCTGTCGCGGCGGGTGCCTGTTCTCTGCAAGGTGGCGCCGTCGGTGGCGGACGTGCATCTGGAAGACGTTCACCGCGCCGGCGGCGTGATGGCGATCCTCGGCGAGCTCGATCGCGCCGGCCTGCTCAATCGCGGCCTGCCGATGGTTCACTCCAGGACGCTGGAGGATGCGCTCAGCCGCTGGGACATCAAGCAGACCAAGAGCGAGAGCGTCCGAAAGTTCTTCATGGCCGCGCCGGGTAACGTGCCGACGCAAGTCGCTTTTAGCCAGGAGCGCCGGTTCGAGGAGCTCGACACCGATCGCGCCACCGGCTGCGTTCGCGACGCCGAGCATGCTTATTCGAAAGATGGCGGCCTTGCCGTGCTGTCAGGCAACATCGCGCTCGACGGCTGCATCGTGAAGACCGCAGGGGTCGATGAGAGCATTTTGAGGTTCGAGGGGCCGGCACGGGTGTTCGAAAGCCAGGACGCTGCCGTCGAAGGCATCCTGGGCAACAAGATCAAGGCCGGTGATGTCGTCGTGGTCCGCTATGAAGGCCCGCGCGGTGGTCCCGGCATGCAGGAGATGCTCTATCCGACCAGCTACCTCAAATCGAAGGGCCTTGGAAAAGTTTGTGCACTAGTCACCGATGGTCGCTTCTCTGGCGGTTCGTCAGGCCTGTCGATTGGACATCTTTCGCCGGAAGCCGCCGAGGGGGGGCTGATCGGACTGGTGGAAGAGGGCGACCTTATCAAGATCGACATTCCCTCGCGTTCGATCAGCCTGGTGGTCGATGACGCCACGCTGGCAAAGCGCCGCGAGGCCATGCTCGCCCGCGGATCGGAGGCGTGGAAGCCCGCCACGAAGCGCAGCCGCAACGTAACGATGGCGCTGAAGGCCTATGCGGCGTTGACGACCAGCGCCGCCCGCGGCGCGGTGCGCATCGTTCCGGAGTGA
- a CDS encoding tripartite tricarboxylate transporter substrate binding protein, which produces MRGSTPALLPVRRKLAVLTLLLALFAHGHTPALAGDYPDHPVKIVVPFPAGGTADAVPRIVADWLSRKWGQPVVIENRTGAAGNIGAEQVYHSAPDGYTLLSSPPPPLVINHNLYPRLGFDPTKFEPIIVMAQVPNALIVNPNNVKASSVPELIEYLKGNSDKTICATQGNGTTSHLTSELFQLMAKVKLRHIPYRGSAPALQGLVTGDVDVMFDNLGVSLALVQAGKLKLLAVASSERLPALPDVPTIAETLPGFEAVAWYGIVAPPKTPKDIVDKINADVNEALRQPALQDQLKKLSAVIFGGSVDKSSKYMREEVGRWAAVIKSANIELQ; this is translated from the coding sequence ATGCGCGGCTCTACGCCAGCTCTGCTTCCCGTTCGCCGTAAATTGGCGGTGCTGACGCTGCTCCTGGCCCTCTTCGCGCATGGCCACACGCCGGCGCTGGCCGGCGATTACCCGGACCATCCGGTAAAAATCGTCGTGCCGTTTCCTGCAGGAGGAACGGCCGACGCCGTTCCGCGGATTGTCGCCGACTGGCTATCGCGCAAATGGGGCCAGCCCGTGGTCATCGAGAACCGCACGGGCGCCGCGGGAAACATCGGCGCCGAACAGGTCTATCATTCGGCGCCCGACGGCTACACCCTGCTCTCGTCACCACCGCCGCCGCTTGTGATCAATCACAATCTGTACCCCCGGCTCGGCTTCGATCCGACGAAATTCGAGCCGATCATCGTCATGGCCCAGGTGCCGAATGCGCTGATCGTCAATCCGAACAACGTCAAGGCATCGAGCGTGCCCGAGTTGATCGAATACCTGAAAGGCAATTCCGACAAGACCATCTGCGCCACGCAAGGCAACGGCACGACTTCGCATCTTACCTCAGAGCTGTTTCAACTGATGGCAAAGGTGAAGCTGCGGCACATTCCGTATCGCGGTTCGGCGCCTGCGCTGCAGGGTCTCGTCACCGGCGACGTCGACGTCATGTTCGACAATCTCGGCGTCTCGCTGGCGCTGGTTCAGGCCGGCAAGCTGAAACTGCTCGCGGTGGCCTCATCCGAACGTCTGCCGGCGCTGCCGGACGTACCGACGATAGCCGAAACGCTGCCGGGCTTTGAAGCAGTCGCCTGGTACGGCATCGTCGCGCCGCCCAAGACACCCAAAGACATTGTCGATAAAATCAATGCCGACGTGAACGAGGCGTTACGCCAGCCCGCGCTGCAGGACCAACTCAAGAAGCTGTCCGCCGTCATTTTTGGCGGCTCGGTCGACAAGTCGTCCAAATACATGCGCGAGGAAGTCGGCCGATGGGCCGCGGTGATCAAGTCGGCCAATATCGAGCTGCAGTAA